One stretch of Prunus persica cultivar Lovell chromosome G1, Prunus_persica_NCBIv2, whole genome shotgun sequence DNA includes these proteins:
- the LOC18792111 gene encoding protein DETOXIFICATION 14: MDKSLLIEEGEDRGRVDRCGLFVAEVKRLGYIAGPMVAVNLSQYFLQIISIMMVGHLGQLSLSSTAIAISFCAVSGFSLLFGMACALETLSGQAYGAQQYKQLGLQINTAIFSLLLVCLPLSLVWIYMGEILIFMGQDPLISLEAGKFARMLLPALFAYATLQPLCKYLQTQSLIIPLLVCGCASLCFHIPFCWAMVFKSGLGHLGAALAIGMSYWLNVILLILYVTYSTACARTRVPISLELFQGIREFLRFAIPSAVMICLEWWSFELLILLAGFLPNPELETSVLSICLSTISSLYTIPEGLGAAGSTRVSNELGAGNPQAARLAVAAVMFLTVSGVVIISSTVFASRSVFGYIFSKDKEVVDYVTSMAPLICLSVISDNLHGVLSGIARGCGWQDLGVYVNLGAYYLVGIPVAATLCFWLDLRGRGLWIGIQVGSFLQAFLYSVITSCTNWEEKARKTRERIFVEKSPVR, encoded by the exons atggaCAAGAGTTTGTTAATAGAAGAGGGAGAGGACAGAGGACGTGTTGACAGATGCGGTTTGTTTGTTGCAGAAGTGAAAAGGTTGGGATACATAGCAGGGCCTATGGTGGCTGTGAATTTGTCTCAGTACTTCTTGCAAATCATTTCGATCATGATGGTGGGCCATCTGGGTCAGCTCTCTCTTTCCAGCACTGCGATTGCCATCTCTTTTTGTGCTGTCTCCGGCTTCAGTCTTCTT TTTGGAATGGCTTGTGCACTGGAAACTCTGTCAGGGCAAGCTTATGGAGCTCAGCAATATAAACAACTAGGACTTCAAATCAACACTGCTATTTTTTCTCTACTCCTAGTTTGTCTCCCTCTGTCTCTCGTGTGGATCTACATGGGAGAAATACTAATTTTCATGGGCCAAGACCCTCTAATTTCACTTGAAGCTGGTAAGTTTGCAAGGATGCTCTTACCTGCACTCTTTGCTTATGCAACTCTTCAGCCACTTTGTAAATATCTTCAGACACAAAGCTTGATCATTCCCTTGCTCGTATGCGGTTGTGCTTCTCTGTGCTTCCACATACCTTTTTGTTGGGCTATGGTATTTAAGTCTGGACTAGGACACCTTGGAGCAGCATTAGCCATTGGTATGTCGTATTGGTTAAATGTGATTCTACTCATACTATATGTGACGTACTCCACTGCCTGTGCACGTACCCGGGTTCCAATTTCTTTGGAGCTGTTTCAAGGAATTAGAGAATTCTTGCGTTTTGCAATTCCTTCTGCCGTAATGATTTG CCTTGAATGGTGGTCATTTGAGCTCCTTATCTTGCTGGCTGGTTTTCTACCAAATCCGGAGCTTGAAACTTCAGTTTTATCTATATG CTTGTCAACCATCTCATCACTGTATACAATACCAGAAGGCCTTGGTGCAGCAGGAAG CACTAGGGTTTCAAATGAATTAGGTGCTGGAAATCCCCAAGCAGCTCGATTAGCTGTTGCTGCTGTTATGTTTCTTACAGTCTCAGGGGTAGTTATTATAAGCTCAACCGTTTTCGCCAGCCGATCTGTTTTTGGTTACATTTTCAGCAAGGACAAGGAAGTTGTGGATTATGTCACTTCCATGGCTCCTCTGATTTGTCTATCAGTTATATCCGACAACTTACACGGGGTTCTTTCTG GTATTGCTAGGGGATGTGGATGGCAGGACTTGGGAGTGTATGTCAACCTCGGAGCATATTATCTAGTTGGGATTCCGGTTGCTGCCACATTGTGTTTCTGGTTAGACTTGAGAGGAAGGGGGCTTTGGATTGGGATACAAGTCGGTTCTTTTCTGCAAGCATTTCTTTACTCTGTGATAACAAGTTGTACAAATtgggaagaaaag GCAAGAAAGACAAGGGAGAGGATATTTGTGGAAAAATCTCCAGTAAGATAG